Proteins encoded in a region of the Mesoflavibacter profundi genome:
- a CDS encoding acetate--CoA ligase, translated as MDYQKFYNSSIDNPEDFWKTQSQNLDWFKQPNTILSKDKHDYYQWFADGQLNLSYLCIDKHINDGFGDQNAIIYDSPVTNTKKHITFNQLHKEVSKLAGGLQALGLKKGDTCIIYMPMIPQAIYAMLACARIGVIHSVVFGGFAPHELAIRIDDCKPKAVITASHGIEINRIIPYKPFVDEAIKQAKSKPEKVIVFDREQDVEIPNKPYDVDYKTLVENSDSIDAIPLEATHPSYILYTSGTTGKPKGIIRDTGGYATALKFSMKHVYGVEEGDVYWAASDVGWVVGHSYIVYGPLLNRNTTILFEGKPIKTPDASTFWRVISEHNVKVMFTAPTAIRAIKKEDPEGDLIKNYDLSCLRYQFLAGERCDVATLHWTEQKLKVPVIDHWWQTESGWPMLANMVGVQLQDVKPGSASLPVCGYDIQILNEEGQEVEAGVEGLVTAKLPLPPGTLLNLWENPQRFKSGYLERFPGYYFSGDGGYKDEDGYVFITGRVDDIINVAGHRLSTAEMEEVVASNASVAECAVFGVHCEIKGQKPLGLVVLKSGATTDYEAIQTEIIKDVRKEIGAVASFKDVLVVNRLPKTRSGKILRKLLRNIADEQQYNIPSTIDDIAIIDEIKSVYQTHHIGIH; from the coding sequence ATGGATTATCAAAAATTTTATAATTCTAGTATAGATAATCCAGAAGATTTTTGGAAAACGCAATCGCAAAATCTAGATTGGTTTAAGCAACCAAACACTATACTTTCTAAAGATAAACACGATTATTACCAATGGTTTGCAGATGGACAACTTAACTTAAGTTATTTATGTATAGATAAGCATATTAATGATGGATTTGGAGACCAAAATGCAATAATTTATGATTCGCCAGTTACTAACACTAAAAAACACATCACCTTTAATCAATTACATAAGGAAGTATCAAAACTTGCTGGCGGATTACAAGCATTAGGATTAAAAAAAGGCGATACGTGTATTATTTATATGCCTATGATTCCGCAAGCCATTTATGCTATGTTAGCTTGCGCTAGGATAGGTGTAATTCACTCGGTTGTATTTGGTGGTTTTGCGCCACATGAGTTAGCAATTCGTATAGACGATTGCAAACCTAAAGCAGTAATTACAGCGTCGCATGGTATAGAGATTAATAGAATTATTCCATATAAACCGTTTGTAGACGAAGCTATTAAACAAGCTAAAAGCAAGCCAGAAAAAGTTATCGTTTTTGATAGAGAACAAGATGTAGAAATTCCTAACAAACCTTACGATGTAGATTATAAAACATTGGTAGAAAATTCAGATTCTATCGATGCTATTCCGCTAGAGGCAACTCATCCATCATATATTTTATACACTTCAGGAACAACAGGAAAACCAAAAGGAATTATTAGAGATACTGGTGGATATGCAACTGCATTAAAATTTTCGATGAAACACGTTTACGGTGTAGAAGAAGGCGATGTGTATTGGGCAGCAAGTGATGTTGGTTGGGTTGTTGGTCACAGTTATATTGTTTACGGACCTTTATTAAACCGAAATACAACTATTCTTTTTGAAGGCAAGCCAATAAAAACACCAGATGCATCTACCTTTTGGCGTGTTATTAGCGAGCATAATGTAAAAGTGATGTTTACAGCGCCAACAGCTATAAGAGCGATTAAAAAAGAAGATCCTGAAGGCGATTTGATTAAAAACTATGATTTATCGTGTTTAAGATATCAATTTTTGGCTGGCGAACGCTGTGATGTCGCAACATTACATTGGACCGAGCAAAAGCTTAAAGTTCCAGTAATAGACCATTGGTGGCAAACCGAAAGTGGTTGGCCAATGCTAGCTAATATGGTTGGCGTGCAATTACAAGACGTAAAACCTGGTTCTGCAAGTTTGCCGGTTTGTGGTTATGATATTCAAATTTTAAATGAAGAAGGCCAAGAAGTAGAAGCTGGTGTAGAAGGATTGGTAACTGCAAAATTACCATTGCCACCAGGTACGCTTTTAAACCTTTGGGAAAATCCGCAACGATTTAAATCTGGTTATTTAGAACGATTTCCAGGATATTATTTTTCTGGCGATGGTGGTTATAAAGACGAAGATGGCTACGTGTTTATTACAGGTAGAGTAGACGATATTATTAACGTTGCAGGACATAGATTATCTACTGCCGAAATGGAAGAAGTTGTAGCGTCTAATGCTTCGGTTGCAGAATGTGCAGTTTTTGGTGTGCATTGCGAAATTAAAGGTCAAAAACCATTAGGTTTAGTGGTTTTAAAATCTGGCGCAACTACAGATTATGAGGCAATTCAGACCGAAATTATTAAAGACGTTAGAAAAGAAATAGGTGCAGTAGCATCGTTTAAAGATGTACTTGTGGTTAACCGATTACCAAAAACAAGAAGTGGTAAAATTCTTCGTAAATTGTTACGAAATATCGCAGACGAACAACAATACAACATTCCATCAACCATCGACGATATCGCGATTATAGATGAAATAAAATCAGTATATCAAACCCATCATATTGGGATACATTAA
- a CDS encoding response regulator transcription factor: MKKKILIVDDEPNIVMSLEYTFKKQDFEVYIARDGSEALDILKSQTPDVVLLDIMMPNVDGYQTLQHIKDNQSLNNTKVVFLTAKNKASDIEKGLNLGADKYLTKPFSVKKIVSEVLELLT; the protein is encoded by the coding sequence ATGAAGAAGAAAATTTTAATTGTAGACGACGAGCCAAACATAGTCATGTCGTTAGAATATACATTTAAAAAACAAGATTTTGAAGTGTATATAGCAAGAGATGGTAGCGAGGCTTTAGATATTTTAAAAAGCCAAACTCCAGATGTAGTGTTGTTGGATATAATGATGCCAAATGTAGACGGTTATCAAACACTGCAGCATATAAAAGACAATCAAAGTTTAAACAACACAAAAGTGGTGTTTTTAACTGCAAAAAATAAGGCTTCAGACATAGAAAAAGGGTTAAATTTAGGAGCCGATAAATATTTAACTAAACCCTTTTCTGTAAAAAAAATAGTTTCTGAAGTATTAGAACTATTAACATAA
- a CDS encoding SOS response-associated peptidase, whose translation MCTHTSVKDKVIKIEERFSATISNTNLVSIFNKPNYHINGFSHPNMLVIPQQFPKTLAPAVWGIVPNNTASNQIKAYYKNAIKFGGGLNAKAEKLFDHFIYKTSIYSQRCIIPVSGFFESHDFKNTKYPFYIHQKNNAIFGLAGIYTVIDNFITFSIITKPAQPYFAEIHNLKQRQPVILNANQEQLWLQDQLTQSEIETIVNTTNNTDIFEAYPVSKSLFKPQIDSNVASIITPFVYPELNA comes from the coding sequence AGTGCTACAATTAGCAACACTAATCTTGTCTCTATTTTTAATAAACCCAATTACCATATTAATGGATTTAGTCATCCAAATATGCTTGTAATACCTCAACAGTTTCCTAAAACTTTAGCGCCAGCTGTTTGGGGCATTGTTCCCAATAACACGGCATCAAATCAAATAAAAGCTTATTATAAAAATGCTATAAAATTTGGTGGCGGATTAAATGCTAAAGCTGAAAAACTGTTCGACCATTTTATCTATAAAACCAGTATTTATAGTCAACGCTGTATTATTCCGGTTTCTGGTTTTTTTGAGTCTCATGATTTTAAAAACACTAAATATCCGTTTTACATACATCAAAAAAACAATGCTATTTTTGGACTTGCTGGAATTTATACTGTTATAGATAATTTTATAACGTTTAGTATTATCACTAAACCTGCGCAACCTTATTTTGCTGAAATTCATAATTTAAAACAAAGACAACCAGTTATTTTAAATGCAAATCAAGAACAGCTTTGGTTACAAGACCAATTAACACAATCGGAAATTGAAACTATTGTTAACACAACAAATAACACTGATATTTTTGAAGCTTATCCAGTAAGTAAATCTTTATTTAAACCACAAATAGATAGTAATGTAGCTTCTATTATTACGCCTTTTGTTTATCCAGAATTAAATGCATAA
- a CDS encoding tetratricopeptide repeat-containing sensor histidine kinase, whose translation MKTLKKTFVIITVLIFLMPFNKIKAQKLLDSLGYYSQLVYAIKSDSDLQKSYQFFNSHLNASKYKKDKLGQAYALSYLSIIDFKIGFYDQSENTAVNALDILDQVKPTSYSTSLKKTIYNHLGKIYKEKGINDKAIINYKKALSISNTSKDSLVIYNNLSIVYKNNFQLLESKNILLEATSFFKRVKDVKEKSRVLDNLGFIKHKLNEADALLYLNEALSYRKQLKDSSDLYPSYRNLSKYYWDLNDTTKSKLFALKALNIANLIKSPSYQLDATKRLMQLGDFSVYNKYITLNDSLEHVKKTSQNKFAQLKYDVNKSELQSQQEKTKKQLYQFLAIIILIIALATYLLLIIKHKKDRLKQVYLTESRISKKVHDEVANDIYQIMNKIQDSKNSKLVVLDDLEHVYNKTRDISKENSLIEFKENFSETLSDLLLSYQNNNTNIITQNLSNIDWSRMSNIKKNAIYRVLQELMTNMKKHSQATLVVIIFNQAQNKIEIKYSDNGIGCDIKKNNGLQNAENRINSLKGTITFETSIDNGFKSIISV comes from the coding sequence ATGAAAACTCTTAAAAAAACCTTTGTCATAATAACTGTGCTTATCTTTTTGATGCCTTTCAATAAGATAAAAGCGCAAAAGTTATTAGATAGTTTAGGGTATTATAGCCAACTTGTTTACGCGATAAAATCGGATAGTGATTTACAAAAAAGTTATCAGTTTTTTAACTCGCATTTAAATGCATCTAAATATAAAAAGGATAAGCTTGGACAAGCTTATGCATTATCCTATTTATCTATAATTGATTTTAAAATAGGATTTTATGACCAAAGTGAAAATACAGCTGTAAATGCTTTAGATATTTTAGATCAAGTCAAGCCAACAAGTTATTCTACAAGTCTAAAAAAAACAATTTATAATCATTTAGGTAAAATTTATAAAGAAAAAGGGATAAACGACAAAGCGATAATTAATTATAAAAAGGCTTTATCCATTTCAAACACTTCAAAAGATAGTTTAGTGATTTACAATAATTTATCTATAGTTTATAAAAACAATTTTCAATTATTAGAATCTAAAAACATATTATTAGAGGCAACTAGTTTTTTTAAAAGAGTTAAGGATGTAAAAGAAAAATCAAGAGTTTTAGACAATCTGGGTTTTATCAAACATAAACTTAATGAAGCTGATGCTTTACTGTATTTAAATGAAGCTTTATCTTATAGAAAACAATTAAAAGACAGTTCAGATTTATATCCAAGTTATAGAAATTTATCCAAATACTATTGGGATTTAAATGATACAACTAAAAGCAAACTATTTGCATTAAAGGCATTAAATATTGCTAATTTAATTAAAAGTCCTTCTTATCAATTAGATGCTACAAAACGGTTAATGCAATTAGGAGACTTTTCAGTTTACAATAAATATATAACATTAAATGATAGTTTAGAGCACGTTAAAAAAACAAGTCAGAATAAATTTGCCCAATTAAAATACGATGTTAATAAAAGCGAGTTGCAATCGCAACAAGAAAAAACTAAAAAACAGTTATATCAATTTTTAGCGATTATAATATTAATAATTGCACTTGCAACGTATTTGCTATTAATAATAAAACATAAAAAAGATAGATTAAAGCAAGTCTATCTTACAGAATCACGAATATCTAAAAAAGTTCACGATGAGGTAGCAAATGATATCTATCAAATAATGAATAAAATTCAAGACTCTAAAAATTCTAAACTTGTAGTTTTAGATGATTTAGAGCATGTTTATAATAAAACTAGAGATATTTCTAAAGAAAATAGCTTAATAGAATTTAAAGAAAATTTTAGTGAAACGCTTTCAGATTTATTGTTAAGCTATCAAAATAATAACACTAATATAATAACTCAAAATTTATCCAACATAGATTGGTCACGCATGTCTAATATTAAAAAAAATGCGATTTATAGAGTATTACAAGAGCTAATGACTAACATGAAAAAACACAGTCAAGCAACTTTAGTAGTTATCATATTTAATCAAGCCCAAAATAAAATAGAGATAAAATATAGTGATAACGGTATTGGATGTGATATAAAAAAGAATAACGGATTACAAAATGCGGAAAACCGTATTAATTCTTTAAAAGGAACAATTACATTTGAAACAAGCATAGATAATGGCTTTAAATCGATAATAAGTGTATAA
- the acs gene encoding acetate--CoA ligase, producing MSNYHIKHLEEYYQVYRKSVRNPEVFWEEIAEEHFMWRKKWDNVLSWDFTKPEVKWFEGAQLNITENCIDRHLYTRGDKTAIIFEPNDPKEEAEHITYRQLHERVCRMANVLKEKGIGKGDRVCIYLPMIPELAISVLACARIGAIHSVVFAGFSSTALATRINDSECKMVITSDGSYRGAKTIDLKGIVDEALEECDCIESVLVAKRINSEITMKDGRDHWLQPLLDDAYHDCVPEIMNAEDPLFILYTSGSTGKPKGMVHTTAGYMVYTAYTFKNVFQYREKDVYWCTADIGWITGHSYIVYGPLCNGATTVMFEGVPSYPDFGRFWEIVEKHKVNQFYTAPTAIRALAKEGVDHLEKHDLSTLKVLGTVGEPINEEAWHWYDDNVGKKKAPIVDTWWQTETGGIMITPIAFATPTKPTYATLPFIGIQPALMDENGQEIKGNQVDGRLCIKFPWPSMARTIWGNHQRYKDTYFSAYDNKYFTGDGALRDEVGYYRITGRVDDVIIVSGHNLGTAPIEDAINEHPAVAESAIVGFPHDIKGNALYGYVTLKETGESRNHDNLRKEINQLITEQIGPIAKLDKIQFTNGLPKTRSGKIMRRILRKIAGKDTSNLGDTSTLLNPEVVQEIMDNAL from the coding sequence ATGAGTAATTATCATATCAAACACTTAGAAGAATACTACCAAGTCTACCGTAAATCGGTTAGAAACCCAGAAGTTTTTTGGGAAGAAATTGCCGAAGAACATTTTATGTGGCGAAAAAAATGGGACAACGTATTAAGTTGGGATTTTACAAAACCTGAAGTAAAATGGTTTGAAGGCGCGCAACTAAATATTACCGAAAACTGTATCGATAGACATCTATACACAAGAGGCGATAAAACCGCAATAATTTTTGAGCCTAACGATCCAAAAGAAGAGGCAGAACATATCACATATCGCCAATTACACGAACGCGTTTGTCGTATGGCAAATGTGTTAAAAGAAAAAGGTATTGGTAAAGGCGATCGCGTGTGTATTTATTTACCAATGATTCCAGAATTAGCCATTTCTGTATTGGCTTGTGCAAGAATTGGTGCGATACATTCTGTGGTATTTGCAGGATTTTCATCTACAGCATTAGCAACGCGTATCAACGATTCAGAATGTAAAATGGTTATCACAAGTGATGGATCGTATCGTGGTGCAAAAACAATTGATTTAAAAGGTATTGTAGACGAAGCTTTAGAAGAATGTGATTGTATAGAAAGCGTTTTAGTGGCAAAACGTATTAATAGTGAAATTACTATGAAAGACGGTCGTGACCATTGGCTACAACCTTTATTAGACGATGCTTATCACGATTGCGTACCAGAAATAATGAATGCAGAAGATCCGTTATTCATCTTGTATACTTCAGGTTCTACAGGAAAACCAAAAGGAATGGTGCATACCACTGCAGGATATATGGTGTATACAGCATACACGTTTAAAAACGTGTTTCAATATCGCGAAAAAGATGTGTATTGGTGTACTGCAGATATAGGTTGGATTACAGGTCACAGTTACATTGTTTACGGACCATTATGTAACGGTGCTACTACAGTTATGTTTGAAGGTGTGCCAAGTTATCCAGATTTTGGACGCTTCTGGGAAATTGTAGAAAAGCATAAGGTTAACCAATTCTATACGGCACCAACAGCTATTCGTGCATTAGCAAAAGAAGGTGTAGACCATTTAGAAAAACACGATTTGTCAACTTTAAAAGTGTTAGGAACCGTTGGAGAACCAATTAACGAAGAAGCTTGGCATTGGTACGATGATAACGTAGGAAAGAAAAAAGCACCAATTGTAGATACATGGTGGCAAACAGAAACTGGTGGAATTATGATTACGCCAATTGCATTTGCAACGCCAACAAAACCAACGTATGCGACACTTCCATTTATCGGAATTCAGCCAGCATTAATGGATGAAAACGGACAAGAAATTAAAGGTAACCAAGTAGATGGTAGACTTTGTATAAAATTCCCTTGGCCAAGTATGGCAAGAACTATTTGGGGCAATCATCAACGTTACAAAGACACCTATTTCTCGGCTTATGATAACAAATATTTTACAGGCGATGGCGCATTAAGAGATGAAGTAGGATATTACCGTATTACAGGTCGTGTGGATGATGTCATTATCGTTTCCGGTCATAACTTAGGTACTGCTCCAATAGAAGATGCTATAAACGAACATCCAGCTGTTGCAGAATCTGCAATTGTTGGTTTCCCGCATGATATTAAAGGAAATGCATTATACGGTTATGTTACATTAAAAGAAACAGGAGAAAGTCGTAACCACGATAACTTACGAAAAGAGATTAATCAATTAATTACTGAGCAAATTGGACCTATTGCTAAGTTGGATAAAATTCAATTTACAAATGGATTGCCAAAAACACGAAGCGGAAAAATTATGCGTCGTATTTTACGTAAAATAGCTGGTAAAGACACTAGTAATTTAGGAGATACAAGTACATTATTAAATCCAGAAGTTGTTCAAGAAATTATGGATAATGCACTATAG
- a CDS encoding response regulator transcription factor has product MFSKVLISDDLGSINQGVISVLEGLGIENIHQVQYCDDAFLKIKRAELDAKPFDLFITDLSFIKDHRAQKFESGSDLIKALKQDLPNLNIIVYSVEDRLQKVRLLLNEYKINAYVCKGRRGLIELEKAIQFVYDKDIFLSPQVAQALTPKTNLEIDNYDIQVVKLLSTGLSQEEISQKFKDNNISPNSLSTIEKRLNKLRIQFKANNAIHLVAIVKDLGLI; this is encoded by the coding sequence ATGTTTAGTAAAGTTTTAATTTCTGATGATTTAGGAAGCATCAACCAAGGAGTAATTTCGGTATTAGAAGGTTTAGGGATAGAAAATATTCATCAAGTTCAATACTGTGATGATGCTTTTTTAAAAATTAAAAGAGCAGAATTAGATGCTAAACCTTTTGATTTATTTATTACAGATTTATCATTTATAAAAGATCATAGAGCTCAAAAATTTGAATCAGGATCAGACTTAATAAAAGCTTTAAAACAAGACTTACCTAATTTAAATATCATAGTTTACTCTGTAGAAGATAGATTACAAAAAGTAAGGTTGTTATTAAATGAATATAAAATTAATGCATATGTCTGTAAGGGAAGAAGAGGATTGATAGAGTTAGAAAAAGCAATACAATTTGTATATGATAAAGACATATTTTTGTCTCCTCAAGTAGCGCAAGCATTAACACCAAAAACAAATTTAGAAATAGATAACTACGATATACAAGTGGTTAAATTATTATCTACTGGATTATCACAAGAAGAAATTAGCCAAAAATTTAAAGACAATAATATCTCACCTAATAGTTTAAGTACTATAGAAAAACGTCTAAATAAACTTAGAATTCAGTTTAAAGCCAATAACGCAATTCATTTAGTAGCAATAGTTAAAGACTTAGGATTAATATAA
- a CDS encoding sensor histidine kinase, with the protein MSNYALVIIIVIYLAVLFYIAFIAEKKRQSKWVNNPYVYTLSLAVYCSAWTYYGSIGIAANSGINFLPIYLGPIIAAPLWIVVLRKIIRISKQHKISSIADFISLRYGNNRFLGALVTIICLFGTLPYISLQLKAVSETFEIMSDETSYISTTILDDSTFYVALLLAIFAAFFGTQNTDASEKHKGIIASVAFESILKLVFFLIVGLYVTFYLFDGTSDIYNKISAVKDLKPLTTLDSLEEGFNWAFTMGLSFMAIFLLPRQFQVSVLENNREKHLKQAIWMFPLYLLLFNVFVIFIAWAGELTFNQSVNAEYFTLLLPLEQNHSFLATLVFLGGFSAVISMVIVSTLALSTMVSNNLIIPYGFLDKFIKNQPERNSKYIKNIRRISIFSIIIIAYFFYVSFSRELSLYSIGLISFTIIAQLAPSFFIGLYWNRGSAKAAIIGMLVGVSVVTYTLILPFVLKAYTGTDYFTDQGLFGINLLKPYALFGLDFLSPPAHAFFWSMSVNLLCYLIFSLIYKGNYRERNYAEMYVDSKNFTTLQDSALVWKGEAYVNDIKNVLVRFLGEKRANRALNIFFTKYKLPQDTQLADARLINFSEKLLTGSIGSASAKILIASVVKEEQISLVEVLKILEESKENIVNNKVLLEKSEQLSQLSSQLKEANNELIIKDKQKDEFLDTVAHELKTPITGIRAATELLMDEEDEMAKEIKQQFLKNILQDSDRLGRLINNILDFEKLETGRLNLDVRQNDISKTIKKAVASIHHIAAKKNVQISIKNPHSIKLNYDEDRILQVLTNLLSNAIKFADKNSGKIIVDYKLSNSKIEVSISDNGKGIPQEDHDYIFDKFYQSQHQNTIKPQGSGLGLAITKQIIEKHNGKIWAKKGLKNGATLVFTLPFK; encoded by the coding sequence ATGAGTAATTACGCACTAGTAATAATAATTGTAATTTACCTTGCTGTCTTATTTTACATTGCATTTATTGCCGAAAAAAAGCGTCAAAGTAAATGGGTAAATAATCCATACGTTTATACTTTATCTTTAGCAGTTTATTGTTCTGCTTGGACATATTACGGTAGTATTGGTATTGCTGCAAATTCTGGAATTAACTTTTTACCAATTTATTTAGGACCAATTATCGCTGCACCTTTATGGATAGTCGTTCTTAGAAAAATTATTAGGATTTCTAAACAACATAAAATTTCTTCTATAGCAGATTTTATCTCTTTGCGTTACGGAAATAATAGATTTTTAGGTGCTTTAGTAACCATAATTTGTTTGTTTGGTACGTTGCCATATATATCGTTGCAATTAAAAGCAGTTTCGGAGACTTTTGAGATCATGTCTGATGAGACAAGTTATATTTCGACTACAATATTAGACGATTCTACATTTTACGTTGCTTTGCTTTTAGCAATTTTTGCAGCTTTTTTTGGTACACAAAACACAGATGCATCAGAGAAGCATAAAGGTATAATTGCGTCTGTTGCTTTCGAGTCTATTTTAAAATTAGTCTTCTTTCTTATCGTTGGACTTTATGTGACTTTTTATCTGTTTGATGGTACTTCAGATATTTACAATAAAATTTCGGCAGTAAAAGATTTAAAGCCTTTAACAACTTTAGATTCTTTAGAAGAAGGTTTTAATTGGGCTTTTACTATGGGATTATCCTTTATGGCTATCTTTTTATTGCCTAGACAATTTCAGGTTTCTGTTTTAGAGAATAATCGCGAAAAACATTTAAAGCAAGCCATTTGGATGTTTCCTTTGTATTTGTTGCTTTTTAATGTGTTTGTAATTTTTATTGCTTGGGCAGGAGAATTAACGTTTAACCAAAGTGTAAATGCAGAGTATTTTACATTGCTTTTACCATTGGAACAAAACCATTCTTTCCTTGCAACATTAGTGTTTCTTGGAGGTTTTTCGGCAGTAATATCTATGGTTATTGTTTCTACTTTGGCATTATCTACTATGGTTAGTAACAACTTAATTATTCCTTATGGTTTTTTAGATAAATTCATTAAAAATCAGCCAGAACGAAATTCTAAATACATTAAAAATATTAGAAGGATTTCTATATTCTCCATAATTATTATCGCCTATTTTTTCTACGTGTCTTTTTCTAGAGAATTATCGCTGTATTCTATAGGATTAATTTCGTTTACCATAATAGCACAATTAGCACCTTCTTTTTTTATTGGCTTATATTGGAATCGTGGCTCTGCAAAAGCTGCAATTATAGGTATGTTAGTTGGTGTTTCAGTCGTAACCTATACGCTAATTTTACCATTTGTTTTAAAAGCTTATACAGGTACAGATTATTTTACAGACCAAGGATTATTTGGTATAAATTTATTAAAACCTTATGCGCTTTTTGGTTTAGATTTTCTAAGTCCGCCAGCGCATGCATTTTTTTGGAGTATGTCTGTAAACTTGCTATGTTATTTAATATTTTCTTTAATATATAAAGGAAATTATAGAGAAAGAAATTATGCCGAAATGTACGTAGATAGTAAAAACTTTACCACATTACAAGATAGTGCTTTAGTCTGGAAAGGAGAAGCGTATGTTAATGATATAAAAAATGTTTTAGTTCGGTTTTTGGGAGAAAAACGCGCTAATCGTGCATTAAATATCTTTTTCACTAAATATAAACTTCCGCAGGATACACAATTAGCAGATGCAAGATTGATTAATTTTTCAGAAAAATTGTTAACAGGAAGTATTGGTTCTGCTTCAGCTAAAATATTAATAGCAAGTGTTGTAAAAGAAGAACAAATTAGTTTAGTAGAAGTACTTAAGATTTTAGAAGAATCTAAAGAAAACATAGTAAACAATAAAGTGCTTTTAGAAAAGTCCGAACAATTATCGCAATTATCTTCGCAGTTAAAAGAAGCAAATAACGAGTTAATAATTAAAGATAAACAAAAGGACGAATTTTTAGATACCGTTGCGCATGAGCTTAAAACTCCAATTACAGGAATACGAGCTGCAACAGAGTTATTAATGGATGAAGAAGATGAAATGGCTAAAGAAATTAAGCAGCAGTTTTTAAAAAATATACTTCAGGATTCCGATCGTTTAGGACGATTAATCAATAATATTTTAGATTTTGAAAAGCTTGAAACAGGAAGGTTAAATCTAGATGTTAGGCAAAATGATATTTCAAAAACTATCAAAAAAGCAGTCGCGTCTATACATCATATTGCAGCTAAAAAAAATGTACAGATTAGTATTAAAAATCCGCATTCAATTAAATTAAACTATGATGAAGATAGGATTTTACAAGTGTTAACTAATTTACTATCTAATGCGATAAAGTTTGCAGATAAAAACTCCGGTAAAATTATAGTAGATTACAAGCTTAGTAATAGTAAAATAGAAGTAAGTATAAGCGATAACGGTAAAGGTATTCCTCAAGAAGATCATGACTATATTTTTGATAAATTTTACCAATCGCAACATCAAAATACCATTAAACCGCAAGGAAGCGGATTAGGATTAGCAATCACCAAACAAATTATAGAAAAACACAACGGAAAAATTTGGGCTAAAAAAGGCTTAAAAAATGGCGCAACACTTGTTTTTACGTTACCTTTTAAGTAA
- a CDS encoding DUF6567 family protein, with amino-acid sequence MKRIFILLLLATFTLTSCASHYGLPKNFNQNSTEVVLTHNNFKVVKIVKGEAEATYIFGIGGLAKNGLIAEAKAEMLKSANMEGTSRTIVNEVVEVKTSGFLFVNKYKVIVSAQIIEFMN; translated from the coding sequence ATGAAAAGAATTTTTATTCTATTACTATTAGCAACGTTTACATTAACAAGTTGCGCCTCGCATTATGGATTGCCAAAAAATTTCAATCAAAATTCTACAGAAGTTGTTTTAACCCATAATAACTTTAAAGTAGTGAAAATTGTAAAAGGCGAAGCCGAAGCAACTTACATATTTGGTATAGGTGGATTAGCCAAAAATGGTTTAATTGCCGAAGCTAAAGCAGAAATGCTAAAATCTGCAAACATGGAAGGCACTTCCAGAACCATTGTAAATGAAGTTGTAGAAGTAAAAACATCTGGGTTTTTATTTGTTAACAAATACAAGGTGATTGTATCTGCTCAAATAATAGAGTTTATGAACTAA